A portion of the Suricata suricatta isolate VVHF042 chromosome 11, meerkat_22Aug2017_6uvM2_HiC, whole genome shotgun sequence genome contains these proteins:
- the HRAS gene encoding GTPase HRas isoform X2, with product MTEYKLVVVGAGGVGKSALTIQLIQNHFVDEYDPTIEDSYRKQVVIDGETCLLDILDTAGQEEYSAMRDQYMRTGEGFLCVFAINTTKSFEDIHQYREQIKRVKDSDDVPMVLVGNKCDLAARTVESRQAQDLARSYGIPYIETSAKTRQGVEDAFYTLVREIRQHKVRKLSPPDEGGPGCMSCKCLLS from the exons ATGACGGAATATAAGCTGGTGGTGGTGGGCGCCGGCGGTGTGGGCAAGAGCGCCCTCACCATCCAACTCATCCAGAACCACTTCGTGGACGAGTATGACCCCACCATCGAG GACTCCTACCGGAAGCAAGTAGTTATTGATGGTGAGACGTGCCTGCTGGACATTCTGGACACGGCGGGCCAGGAGGAGTACAGCGCCATGCGGGACCAGTACATGCGCACCGGCGAAGGCTTCCTCTGCGTGTTTGCCATCAACACCACCAAGTCCTTCGAAGACATCCACCAGTACAG GGAGCAGATCAAGCGAGTGAAGGACTCTGACGACGTGCCCATGGTGCTGGTGGGGAACAAGTGCGACCTGGCCGCGCGCACCGTGGAGTCTCGGCAGGCGCAGGACCTCGCCCGCAGCTACGGCATCCCGTACATCGAGACATCAGCCAAGACTCGCCAG GGCGTGGAGGATGCCTTCTACACGCTGGTCCGAGAGATCCGGCAACACAAGGTGCGGAAGCTGAGCCCACCCGACGAGGGCGGCCCAGGCTGCATGAGCTGCAAGTGCCTGCTCTCCTGA
- the HRAS gene encoding GTPase HRas isoform X1 — protein MTEYKLVVVGAGGVGKSALTIQLIQNHFVDEYDPTIEDSYRKQVVIDGETCLLDILDTAGQEEYSAMRDQYMRTGEGFLCVFAINTTKSFEDIHQYREQIKRVKDSDDVPMVLVGNKCDLAARTVESRQAQDLARSYGIPYIETSAKTRQGSRSGSGSSSGTLWDPPGPP, from the exons ATGACGGAATATAAGCTGGTGGTGGTGGGCGCCGGCGGTGTGGGCAAGAGCGCCCTCACCATCCAACTCATCCAGAACCACTTCGTGGACGAGTATGACCCCACCATCGAG GACTCCTACCGGAAGCAAGTAGTTATTGATGGTGAGACGTGCCTGCTGGACATTCTGGACACGGCGGGCCAGGAGGAGTACAGCGCCATGCGGGACCAGTACATGCGCACCGGCGAAGGCTTCCTCTGCGTGTTTGCCATCAACACCACCAAGTCCTTCGAAGACATCCACCAGTACAG GGAGCAGATCAAGCGAGTGAAGGACTCTGACGACGTGCCCATGGTGCTGGTGGGGAACAAGTGCGACCTGGCCGCGCGCACCGTGGAGTCTCGGCAGGCGCAGGACCTCGCCCGCAGCTACGGCATCCCGTACATCGAGACATCAGCCAAGACTCGCCAG GGCAGCcgctctggctctggctccagCTCCGGGACCCTCTGGGACCCTCCGGGACCCCCGTGA
- the LOC115306644 gene encoding collagen alpha-1(I) chain-like: MAPGGIAAHSDAAVSGATCRGGRTQPQRAAEQACWAPGAGLPHPLAPDNQWAVISYTLARRLRVMAAWAPGPAAEPPRPAPLRSGWPNGPPVNGCGRAGLPGNSAEGGAGPGGPRGPRPRGAGFGGAQNSEDAEVAGLGKRPDSPEEIETPRAAGLRPGVDWGGVAEVRLEPPALPGRTSPAPRRAAHRGGPGAEGWLRNGRLPPSQDTWHLRRSPWARHSRCAQGTGGYPSEPAEEQNGLSSYPVSGLLLLTSAQPRPGLEGEPLSRTRSPAASPNLGRPCRPAHLAPPGPEIPTLQELTVWPS, from the exons ATGGCTCCTGGGGGGATCGCAGCACACAGCGACGCGGCGGTCTCGGGTGCCACCTGCCGAGGAGGCCGCACTCAGCCACAGAGGGCCGCAGAGCAGGCCTGTTGGGCTCCCGGGGCTGGCCTGCCCCACCCTCTGGCCCCAGACAACCAG TGGGCAGTGATTTCCTACACCCTGGCTCGCCGGCTGCGCGTGATGGCCGCCTG GGCGCCGGGCCCCGCCGCGGAACCGCCCCGTCCCGCCCCTCTCCGCTCCGGTTGGCCGAACGGCCCGCCTGTCAACGGCTGCGGCCGGGCGGGGCTTCCGGGAAACAGTGCGGAGGGCGGTGCCGGCCCTGGAGGCCCTCGTGGGCCGAGGCCTAGGGGGGCTGGGTTCGGCGGGGCGCAGAACAGCGAGGACGCGGAGGTCGCGGGTCTGGGGAAGCGTCCGGACTCTCCCGAGGAGATAGAGACCCCCAGAGCAGCGGGACTGCGTCCGGGTGTCGACTGGGGCGGTGTCGCTGAGGTTCGGCTcgagcccccagccctgccagggAGGACTTCCCCTGCCCCGCGACGCGCAGCCCACCGAGGGGGCCCCGGAGCGGAAGG GTGGCTCCGGAACGGgcgcctgcccccctcccaggaCACCTGGCACCTCCGGCGGAGTCCTTGGGCGCGGCACAGCCGATGCGCCCAGGGCACAGGCGGGTACCCATCTGAGCCCGCAGAGGAGCAAAACGGGCTGTCTTCTTATCCTGTATCCGGGCTCTTGCTTCTCACCAGCGCGCAGCCCCGCCCAGGGCTCGAAGGAGAGCCCCTCTCCCGCACCCGCTCACCAGCAGCCTCACCCAACTTGGGCAGGCCCTGCAGACCCGCCCACCTAGCTCCCCCTGGCCCAGAGATTCCAACGCTGCAGGAGCTTACCGTGTGGCCCAGTTAA